A DNA window from Falco peregrinus isolate bFalPer1 chromosome 8, bFalPer1.pri, whole genome shotgun sequence contains the following coding sequences:
- the METTL5 gene encoding rRNA N6-adenosine-methyltransferase METTL5 isoform X1 — MKKLKLKELESCLQQVDTFESPKLLLEQYPTSPHIAARMLYTIHNTFDDIENKTIADLGCGCGMLSIGSAMLGAGLCVGFDIDADALQIFNSNIEDFELTNVNMVQCDVCSFSDAMSETFDTVIMNPPFGTKHNKGMDMIFLKTALQMAKTAVYSLHKTSTRQHIQKKADEWEVKMEVIAELRYDLPASYKFHKKKSVDIEVDFIRFSAKKLLN; from the exons ATGAAGAAATTGAAGCTTAAAGAACTGGAAAGCTGTCTTCAACAAGTTGATACTTTTGAAAGCCCAAAACTACTCCTGGAGCAGTATCCAACAAGCCCTCATATCGCAG cacgTATGCTTTATACAATTCACAATACGTTTGATgatattgaaaacaaaacaattgcAGATTTAGGATGTGGTTGTGGCATGCTCAGCATTGGTAGTGCAATGTTAGGAGCAGG atTGTGTGTGGGGTTTGACATTGATGCAGATgcactgcaaatatttaataGCAATATTGAAGACTTTGAGCTCACGAATGTCAACATGGTTCAGTGTGatgtctgttctttttctgaCGCCATGTCAGAGACTTTTGACACAGTTATTATGAACCCTCCGTTTGGTACCAAGCATAATAAAG GAATGGatatgatttttctgaaaactgctttACAAATGGCAAAAACAGCTGTATATTCCCTTCACAAAACTTCAACGCGGCAG CACattcaaaagaaagcagacGAATGGGAAGTGAAGATGGAAGTCATAGCAG AACTTAGATATGACTTACCAGCATCATACAAGTTCCATAAGAAGAAATCA GTTGACATTGAAGTGGATTTCATTAGATTTTCTGCCAAGAAACTTCTGAACTGA
- the METTL5 gene encoding rRNA N6-adenosine-methyltransferase METTL5 isoform X2, whose product MKKLKLKELESCLQQVDTFESPKLLLEQYPTSPHIAARMLYTIHNTFDDIENKTIADLGCGCGMLSIGSAMLGAGLCVGFDIDADALQIFNSNIEDFELTNVNMVQCDVCSFSDAMSETFDTVIMNPPFGTKHNKGMDMIFLKTALQMAKTAVYSLHKTSTRQHIQKKADEWEVKMEVIAELRYDLPASYKFHKKKSGK is encoded by the exons ATGAAGAAATTGAAGCTTAAAGAACTGGAAAGCTGTCTTCAACAAGTTGATACTTTTGAAAGCCCAAAACTACTCCTGGAGCAGTATCCAACAAGCCCTCATATCGCAG cacgTATGCTTTATACAATTCACAATACGTTTGATgatattgaaaacaaaacaattgcAGATTTAGGATGTGGTTGTGGCATGCTCAGCATTGGTAGTGCAATGTTAGGAGCAGG atTGTGTGTGGGGTTTGACATTGATGCAGATgcactgcaaatatttaataGCAATATTGAAGACTTTGAGCTCACGAATGTCAACATGGTTCAGTGTGatgtctgttctttttctgaCGCCATGTCAGAGACTTTTGACACAGTTATTATGAACCCTCCGTTTGGTACCAAGCATAATAAAG GAATGGatatgatttttctgaaaactgctttACAAATGGCAAAAACAGCTGTATATTCCCTTCACAAAACTTCAACGCGGCAG CACattcaaaagaaagcagacGAATGGGAAGTGAAGATGGAAGTCATAGCAG AACTTAGATATGACTTACCAGCATCATACAAGTTCCATAAGAAGAAATCA GGGAAGTAG
- the SSB gene encoding lupus La protein — MAENGDGENMSILESKICQQIEYYFGNHNLPRDKFLKEQIKLDDGWVPLEVMIKFNRLSRLSKDFSVIVEALRKSKTGLMEINEDKTKIRRSPNKPLPELNDQYKAAIKNRSVYVKGFPLDATLDDIKEWLEDKGPVENIQMRRTLQRTFKGSIFAVFDSVESAKKFTEIPNQKYKDTELIVLFKEEYCTKKNEERKQNKVEAKARAKQEKEEKQKQAADAEMKSLEEKTGCLLKFSGDLDDQTCREDLHDVFSNHGEIKWIHFVRGAKEGIILFKDIAKEALEKAKEAHNGNLQLRNKDVTWEVLEGDAEKEALKKILEDQQELLKQKTKGRKIKGKGRGGKIPQGVHKGKVQFQGKKIKFENEEEGGEVDSKTEPASPKKRPLEEMEKEEPAPKQLKTENGDGDQ; from the exons ATGGCTGAAAATGGAGATGGCGAAAACATGTCTATTTTGGAAAGTAAAATCTGTCAGCAAATTGAG TACTATTTTGGCAATCACAATCTACCAAGAGACAAGTTCCTAAAGGAACAGATCAAACTAGATGATGGCTGGGTGCCTTTAGAAGTAATGATCAAATTCAACAG GTTAAGTCGCCTTTCAAAAGATTTTAGTGTTATTGTAGAAGCACTAAGAAAATCCAAGACTGgtttaatggaaataaatgaagacAAAACTAAAATCAGAAGGTCTCCAAACAAACCTCTTCCTGAATTAAATGACCAGTATAAGGCTGCAATTAAAAACAGATCTGTATATGTT AAAGGCTTTCCACTAGATGCAACTCTTGATGATATCAAAGAATGGCTTGAGGATAAAGGTCCAGTTGAAAACATTCAAATGAGGCGAACGTTGCAGAGAACATTTAAG GGCTCAATATTTGCAGTTTTTGATAGTGTTGAGTCTGCTAAGAAGTTCACAGAGATCCCAAACCAAAAGTACAAAGACACAGAGCTGATAGTACTTTTCAA GGAGGAGTATTGTAcaaagaagaatgaagaaaggaaacaaaacaaagtagaaGCTAAAGCAAGAGCTAAACA ggaaaaagaagaaaaacagaaacaagcagcagatgctgaaatg aaGTCTCTGGAAGAAAAGACAGGATGTCTTCTGAAGTTTTCTGGTGATCTAGATGATCAAACATGCAGAGAAGATCTCCATGATGTATTTTCTAATCATGGAGAAATCAAATGGATACACTTTGTCAGAGGTGCAAAGGAG GGTATTATCCTATTTAAGGATATTGCAAAAGAAGCTCTGGAAAAAGCCAAAGAAGCACATAATGGAAACTTACAGCTTCGAAACAAGGATGTTACATGGGAAGTGCTAGAAGgagatgcagagaaagaagctctgaaaaaaatactggaagatCAGCAAGAattgctgaaacagaaaacaaaag GACgcaaaattaaaggaaaaggaagagggggaaagaTACCTCAAGGTGTGCACAAAGGAAAAGTACAGTTTCagggcaagaaaataaaatttgagaaTGAAGAAGAAGGTGGTGAAGTGGACAGTAAAACAG AACCAGCAAGTCCCAAGAAGAGACCACtagaggaaatggaaaaagaggaacCTGCAccaaaacaactgaaaacagaaaatggagatgGAGATcagtaa